From a single Solanum dulcamara chromosome 4, daSolDulc1.2, whole genome shotgun sequence genomic region:
- the LOC129886637 gene encoding RING-H2 finger protein ATL64-like: MFGSGMNLITTIIGFGMSATFIVFVCTRLICGRISRRQSRQMFEIESGIDLEQPEHRINGLDSVVVAAIPTMKFHSEAFTSSEEDTQCSICLSEYQENEVLRIMPKCGHSFHLSCIDIWLRKQSTCPVCRLSVQGSIENKQRRPAMLGRDQNSDSSEISLEHSRQWLLRTAEQSQGTVSNSNEAVSVSINLESEVSREAETRS, from the exons ATGTTTGGGTCTGGCATGAATCTGATAACCACAATAATTGGTTTTGGGATGAGTGCAACTTTTATTGTGTTTGTGTGTACTAGACTAATTTGTGGGAGGATAAGCAGGAGGCAATCAAGGCAAATGTTCGAAATTGAATCAGGGATTGATCTTGAACAG CCAGAGCATCGAATTAACGGGCTTGACTCAGTTGTGGTTGCTGCAATTCCTACCATGAAATTTCACAGTGAGGCTTTCACCTCCTCGGAAGAAGATACACA GTGCAGTATATGCTTATCTGAGTACCAGGAGAATGAAGTTCTGAGAATTATGCCCAAATGTGGCCATAGTTTCCATCTTTCATGCATTGATATATGGCTAAGAAAACAGTCTACCTGTCCAGTTTGCCGCCTTTCCGTACAGGGATCTATTGAAAATAAGCAAAGGCGCCCTGCAATGCTTGGCAGGGATCAAAACTCTGACAGTTCTGAGATATCATTGGAGCATTCAAGGCAGTGGCTGCTACGTACTGCTGAACAGTCACAAGGTACTGTAAGTAACAGCAACGAAGCTGTTTCTGTTTCAATCAACCTTGAATCTGAGGTCTCTCGGGAAGCAGAAACAAGGTCATGA